ACTCGCTTGATCTTCCCCCGTCCCAGAGAGGTCTGACTGCCGGCCGCCACAATGCTGTCGCCCGGGATCCACTCTGTGATAATCGCATACTCGCCAAACGTCTGTTTGTAGTAGCGGGCACCGAGGAGACGGGCGCGCTCCGCGTAACTGAGCTGCTCTACGTACTCATGCATGTACTCCATCGAGCTCGTGCGTGATTTTTCCCATTTTCCCTGGTCTTCGTTCCAATCATACTGCAGATCATTTTTCAGATCCGTGTAGCTTTCCCACTTTTCCAGCACCAGCTTTTGCGGCGATTGATAGTACCCTGTCGTCTGCACCGTCTCGCTCTGTCTGTCGATCTTTTGCGAGTATTTCATCAGGTAGCCGCTGAGAACAGCTTCTCCCTCTACCTGATACCCCCGGAGGTTCTCCATTCGATTCATCGCAAAGCTCAGCTGCCGAATCGTAGCAGACTGCTGTTCCAGCGTGGCCAGCTCTTGCGCAAGGAGCCGGATCAGCTGCTGCATCTCCTTTTCGGAACGTTTGGGTTCAAGACCGGCGAGAAACGCTTTGGCTTCCTCAAGCCGCTCTGTCTGCGTGAGATAAAAGACCAGATTGGTCAAAGCGACCGGATGGCGGGACGCGAAGCTGCGGTACCGCTCCAGCGCCTCTTCGAGCTGTCCTGCCTTAACGTTCATCGCTGCCTGATAGACGGCGAGCGCTTCCCACTCGGTCGTCCCCGGCTTGATTTTTTGCTCATACGCGCTCAGCTTGGCCAGCACTTTTTCGTAGATGCCCGGATCATCCGCTTCCATTTGCAAAGCGATGTCATACACATTGGCCGTCAACAGGCGGAGCGTATCCGGCAGGATTACCTTATCCGCAAAGTAAGCGTCAATCGCGAGATAGGCTTGCTCCAAATTATCTTCCAGCGGAGAGCTCGGGTCCCAGCTCAGGTAATAATGGACGCCGACCTTGTTGTCAAAGCCTGCTTCCGCCAGCTTTTGCAGATCGTGAAAGGTCTCTTCATCGTCTTCGTGGTAGCGGATCGCTTCGACTGCATCGACATAGGTCTTGTCGTCCCCCTGCACCTGATCGGTATAGGGGCTGAACAGCGGAAACATCTCGCGAATCTCCGGAACCATCGGAAACTTTTGACCATCGTAATCGAGCAGAGGCAGGATTGTGTCGGTCTGCATAAAATCAATCAGCTTGTCGAAGACTTCCGCGGCCTCTCCCCGCTTGAGCTTGTCAGTCGGTTTGCCGCCAAGCCATCCCCAGCCTGTCACGGTCTTCCACGCCTCGGAATGGCTGGGCTCCATCGTGTAGATGGCGAGAAGTCTCGCCGCTTCCTCACGGGTGATCGGTTTGTTGGGGAGAAACTGGTCTCCGGGGAATATCTCCTGGATCGCCCCCGGACCGTAGAGCCGCTCCAGCAGAACGGAGACGCGCAAGGTCGCTCCATACATCCAATTCAGCCGATCGACGTCGCGGTATGGCAGGTACGGCTCGTCGAAGCCTTCCCCGCGGCCGAATGCCTCACGCTCCGAAAGAAAGGTAAGCGGATAGAGATGCATCTGTCCCAGCTCGAAAAAACGGTCCATCAAGGCGACAAACTCGGCCCGGGTCATCTCCCGGTTTGGGTAAAACTTCGTCACTGAACGGCCAGTGGCAAAAAGGCCGTAATAGGCCCCTTTTAAAATGGAATGGCTCGCCCAATGCTTGCTGATGTCCGAATAGGGCAGGTAGTATTCCTCCGCTTTTGCATGCATCGGAGCAAGCAGGCTACAGACCAGCAGCGCGCATGTCAAGGCTTGTATCTTTTTTTGCACGTAAATCCTCCTACACCAAATTGGCTTTTGCATAGGCTGACACGAGCCACGTGATCGCCGCTGCGCCATCTTTTGCGGGTGTGATCGATCCAGCCACCGCTTTGATCGGGCACGATGGGCCAACCTTTTTCCTATAAGAATTGATACGGATCGGTATGTACGCGGGAAGCAATGACCGCTGTTGCGTAGCCGTTTTCCTGCAAACGCTCGCGCAGATAGGCAGCCAGCTTT
This sequence is a window from Brevibacillus composti. Protein-coding genes within it:
- a CDS encoding S-layer homology domain-containing protein, which translates into the protein MQKKIQALTCALLVCSLLAPMHAKAEEYYLPYSDISKHWASHSILKGAYYGLFATGRSVTKFYPNREMTRAEFVALMDRFFELGQMHLYPLTFLSEREAFGRGEGFDEPYLPYRDVDRLNWMYGATLRVSVLLERLYGPGAIQEIFPGDQFLPNKPITREEAARLLAIYTMEPSHSEAWKTVTGWGWLGGKPTDKLKRGEAAEVFDKLIDFMQTDTILPLLDYDGQKFPMVPEIREMFPLFSPYTDQVQGDDKTYVDAVEAIRYHEDDEETFHDLQKLAEAGFDNKVGVHYYLSWDPSSPLEDNLEQAYLAIDAYFADKVILPDTLRLLTANVYDIALQMEADDPGIYEKVLAKLSAYEQKIKPGTTEWEALAVYQAAMNVKAGQLEEALERYRSFASRHPVALTNLVFYLTQTERLEEAKAFLAGLEPKRSEKEMQQLIRLLAQELATLEQQSATIRQLSFAMNRMENLRGYQVEGEAVLSGYLMKYSQKIDRQSETVQTTGYYQSPQKLVLEKWESYTDLKNDLQYDWNEDQGKWEKSRTSSMEYMHEYVEQLSYAERARLLGARYYKQTFGEYAIITEWIPGDSIVAAGSQTSLGRGKIKRVPVYMNKYYIDRDSDLILRHTWRYEEVYDSQEYVAYAGTETYQTQKDVRVSIPQAVKEAAR